The proteins below come from a single Euleptes europaea isolate rEulEur1 chromosome 5, rEulEur1.hap1, whole genome shotgun sequence genomic window:
- the FOXL2 gene encoding forkhead box protein L2, which yields MMATGYPDPPAEDTGSLLRASEEPGGPGGEAGAPGAASPAPGKAAAAAGGGGGGGAPPPAPEKGDPSQKPPYSYVALIAMAIRESAEKRLTLSGIYQYIVGRFPFYEKNKKGWQNSIRHNLSLNECFIKVPREGGGERKGNYWTLDPACEDMFEKGNYRRRRRMKRPFRPPAAHFQPGKGLFAAAAAEAGYGYLAAPPAKYLPAPFLNAASWSLAQAAPTAQPQPPAAYAACQMEAGAGGGGGAGGANGPASPPKAAGLAPGPGAAYGPYSRLPAVVNSYNGVGHPHHPHPHPHALHHHHHHHPHAHHHHHHHAAQQLGAAAVAAAAAASAGSPAPQAAPNGAAGLQFACARQPPELAMMHCSYWDHEGKHGALHARIDI from the coding sequence ATGATGGCCACGGGCTACCCAGACCCCCCTGCCGAGGACACGGGGTCCCTGCTGCGCGCCTCCGAGGAGCCCGGCGGCCCGGGCGGCGAGGCGGGGGCGCCGGGCGCGGCGAGCCCGGCTCCGGgcaaggctgctgctgctgccggcggCGGAGGCGGAGGCGGCGCCCCCCCGCCGGCGCCGGAGAAGGGCGACCCCTCGCAGAAGCCGCCCTACTCGTACGTGGCGCTGATCGCCATGGCCATCCGCGAGAGCGCCGAGAAGCGGCTGACGCTGTCGGGCATCTACCAGTACATCGTGGGCCGCTTCCCCTTCTACGAGAAGAACAAGAAGGGCTGGCAGAACTCCATCCGCCACAACCTGAGCCTCAACGAGTGCTTCATCAAGGTGCCGCGAGAGGGCGGCGGGGAGCGCAAAGGCAACTACTGGACGCTCGACCCGGCCTGCGAGGACATGTTCGAGAAGGGCAactaccgccgccgccgccgcatgAAGCGCCCCTTCCGCCCGCCCGCCGCCCACTTCCAGCCGGGCAAGGGCCtcttcgccgccgccgccgccgaggccGGCTACGGCTACCTCGCCGCGCCGCCCGCCAAGTACCTGCCGGCGCCCTTCCTCAACGCCGCCTCCTGGTCGCTGGCCCAGGCGGCGCCGACCGCCCAGCCCCAGCCGCCCGCCGCCTACGCCGCCTGCCAGATGGAGGCCGGcgcgggtggcggcggcggcgcgggagGCGCCAACGGCCCCGCCAGCCCGCCCAAGGCCGCAGGCCTCGCGCCGGGGCCTGGCGCGGCCTACGGGCCCTACTCGCGCCTGCCCGCCGTGGTGAACTCCTACAACGGCGTGGGACACCCCcaccacccgcacccgcacccgcacgccctccaccaccaccaccaccaccacccgcacgcccaccaccaccaccaccaccacgccgCCCAGCAGCTGGGCGCCGCCgccgtggccgccgccgccgccgcctcggccGGCAGCCCCGCGCCTCAGGCGGCGCCCAACGGCGCGGCCGGCCTGCAGTTCGCCTGCGCGCGCCAGCCGCCCGAGCTGGCCATGATGCACTGCTCCTACTGGGACCACGAGGGCAAGCACGGCGCCCTGCACGCCCGCATTGACATCTGA